CATCCTCGCGCATGCCGATTTGCTGCAAGCCGAGCGGGGCGCCGGTCGTACGTGCCAGGTCGAAAGCGCCTTGCGCAGCACTGGCTGCGCCCATGGCCTGCGCGATGGTGGCCATGGCACCCGGTGCAGCCTTCTCGTTGTAGGCAAGCGCGTGCGGCAGGATGATGGTGTGCGTCTCGGCATGCGGCAGGTTGAAGCTGCCGCCAAGCGTGTGGCAGAGCTTGTGATGCAACGCCACTCCCACGGTGCCGAGCACGGCGCCGCACAACCATGCTCCGTACAAGGCTTGCGCGCGCGCTTCATGCAGCATGGCCGTATCCCGTTCGGTCGCGAGTACCGGCAACGCCGCTGCGATGGCCCGTATGCCCTCCGTCGCCATCAAATCCGAAATCGGGTTGCGGTCGTGGGCGTACAAGCCCTCTGCGGCGTGGGCCAGCGCATTGATGCCACTGGTGACGCTGACCGCAACCGGCAGCGAGTAAGTGAGTTCAGGATCGTAGATGACGATGCGCGGCAGCACTTTCACGTCAATGCCTGTGCGCTTCAGTCCCGCATCGGTGAGGCCGTAGATCGCAGTCATCTCTGAGCCGGCATAGGTGGTGGGAATCGCCAGTACTGGCAGTCCCATTTCAAGTGCGATGGCCTTGGCAAGCCCGGTGGTAGAGCCGCCACCGATCGCCACCACGCTGTCGGCGCCCAGTTCAAATGCCATCGCACAGGCCGCGCGAGCCGCCTCGACCGGCACGTGCATCGCTGCACCACCGAAGATGCCGATCGCGCGGGCGCCAAGCAGGTCCACCACGTGTTCAGCCAGCGGGCGCTGTTCGGGTGTACTTAGCACCAGAACGCTTGACGCGCCCAGCGTATCGATTTCCTTGCCAACCCGCTGGATGGTGCCGGCGCCGAAGACGACGCGCTGGGCACGGGAGGAGTACTGGAATGCGTTCATCGTAGGGCCTCCAATGCTGCTCGGTATGGCTCAGGCCAGTCAGAACGAGATTCGGCCCATGGCCCAGATGCGGTTGCCTTCGGGGCGATTGCGGGCGCCGAACTCAAACTGCCCTTTGAGCGAGAAGCTGACCTTGTCGGTGAGCTGGAAGCAGATATCCGGCCCCAGCGCCGTGACCCGGCCACGGTTGCCATTGCCGTTGACGCGCGCGCCGTTCTGCGTGTCGTCGGTCGTCTGGACGTAGTAATAGCCGTTCAGGCCCAGTGTCAGCCTCGGCGTTACCCGGTAGCCGGCACTGAACTCGATGGTCGCCTCGTTACCCGACTGGTAGCGGGTGGCCTCATTGCGCGTGTTGAAGCCGTAGCGGAGCTTGGCACTGATGTCGACGTTGCGCGTGGGGAACCAGGTGAAGGCGTAGCTCGGTGCAATCTGGTAGTAGTTCCGGCCGATATTGACGGGGTCGTGAACATCATAGGCGCCGGTCTTGAGGTGGAACTCCACGCCCGCCATCTGGTGGAATGCGCCGCCGTGCCAGCCGAGGACCACCGGCGCCAGCGTCATGTCGGCCAGGCCAGTCTTGTTACCGCCTTTGGCGAGCGGCGGCAGGGGAACTTGTCTGGCCACTGACATGGCGAGATTCGCCGACACGACGGGCACCACCACGCGCGTTTCCAGGTTGGCGCCGAACAGCCTGACGTCGGGCCACACATACGACAACCGCGGCGCCAGCGCATCGAGGCGCAAGTGGAAACTGGCCAGCTTGGGGTTGTCGTGGCCGGTGTTGTCCTTGAAACTGCCCGCATCGTAGTGCTGGTAGAACAGCAGCCAGTTGGCGCCCTCGGGCAGCATCAGGCCGGAATAGAGATTGTCGACCCCGATGGGGTAGGAGTTGCCGCCACCCTCGGTGGCGCGTGCCGGCACGCTGCTCGCCGCGCAGGCCGCGGCGAGGGCCAGCCGCCCGAACCGGACGGGCAGCAGTGCGCGCGCCCGCTGGGCCTTCGTGCCATCAATCGAACCCATTTGCCACTCCGAATGACCGCATGGAGCACCGGGCCGGAAGCCGCGGTGCGTGGTTGCATCCGCACCGCCCGCTCGGGCGGCGCGCCAGGTGCCGATGCTAGCGGGCTGGGTTGAGCACGAAGTCGAAGTCGAGCCGGTAGGTGCCATCGGTCAGGCGGACCCAGTCGCCGATCAGGGACGTGCGCACGCCGAACACGGCGTCGGAGTCGAGGTACTTGTCGCCGCGCCGGAAAACGTGCGTGACGAGTGTCTCGTAGCCAGGTGCATTGATCATGAAGTGCAGATGCGCGGGCCGCCATGGATGACGGCCGGTGGCGCGAAGTAGCTCGCCCACGGGGCCATCGTCAGGAATCGGGTAGGCCTGTGCGACGATGGTGCGGAAGTGGAAGCGGCCATCATCGCCCGACTTCAGCACGCCACGGCCCTGTGCCACTTCCAGCCCTTCATACTGCACGTCATAGTGGCCGTCGGCGTCGGCCTGCCAGGTTTCCACCACGGCATCGGCAATTGGCCGCCCGTCCGCGCCTGTGACCCGTCCGTAGACCGTGCAGAGCTGGCCCCTGGCCCCGTTCGCCAGATCCGCGCCGTGCTCGTAGTGCGGCGCGCCCTCGACATGGAAGGGCCCGAACACGGTAGCCTCGGTGCAGCCATCGGGCTTCTGGTGGTTCATTGCCACCGTCAGCATCGACAGGCCCAGCACATCGCTGAGCAGGATGAACTCCTGGCGCTTGTCGTCGCACTTCTGCCCGGTGGCGGTAAGGAACTCAATCCCGCGCATCCATTCGGCTTCGGTCAGCCTGATCTTGCGTGCGAAGTCGTGCAGGTGCCCCACGAGGCTGGTCATGATCTCCCTGGTGCGCCGGTCAGGCGTATCGGCCAGGCGCGCAATGACGGCGCTGGTCAGGTTATGCTGGTCGTACTCTTGTATGGCGAGACTCCTTGCCGCTAGGCGAGCTGGCAGGCCTGGTCGAACGACAGGCGTGGACTGCGGGCGAACACTTTTTCGGGATCGCCGTGGCCAAGGGCGCAGATGAAGTTAGAGCGGATGCTGGTGCCGTCAAAGAAGGCCTGGTCGACAGCCTGGTTGTTGAAGCCGGACATGGGGCCGCAATCGAGGCCCAGCGCGCGTGCCGCGGCGATGAGATAGCCGCCTTGCAGAGTTCCGTTGCGAAACGCCGTGGTGGTGGCGAAATCCACTTTCTCGTCGCCCTCGAACCACGCCTTGACCGCCGGGTTGTGCGGAAACAGATCCGGCAGGTGCTCGTAGAAGCGGGTGTCGTAGCCGACGATTGCGACGACGGGCGCGGCCATGGTCTTTTCGACGTTGCCCGGCGCCAGTGCCGGACGCAGCTTCTCCCTCCCTTCCTCTGTGCGCACGAACACCAGCCGGGCCGGCGAGCAGTTGACCGAGGTAGGGCCGAACTTCATCAGCTCATACAGTTCATGCAGCTTGCTGTCGGGCACGGGCGTGGGCAGCCAGCCGTTCTGGCTGCGCGCGCCGCGGAAGATCTTGTCGAGCAGTTCATTGGTTTGCATCTTGCACTCCTTCCTTGGTTCAGGTGTTCCGGCCGGACGGGCCTGCCGGTAGGTGAAACGGTCGGGCGGTCATACGGTCATCGTGCCGCTCAGCGCGAGCTTTTCCTGGTGTCGCGCCGAATCCAGTGCCTGGGCGTAGCCGGCGGTGGCCTTGTATTCGCTCTCGTGGACCTCGGTGAGCTCGATGCCGCAGACCTTGCGGGCCAGGGTGCAGTACGGACCGGCTGCGGAGAACTCGGCGCGCTGCATGGTCAGCATGCGGATGGTCTGCAGCGGGGTGCCATTGAAGTTCTCGAAGACGAACAGCCGGTTGCCCCAGTCGGTCAGGAACAGGTCGCGGATCACGCGACCGATCTTCACGCGGTCGTGCGGCTTGCCGACTGGGCCGTTGTTCATGCGCTCGAACCAACCATGCAGGGTCTTGTCGTTCCACTGGTCCTCGCTGGCAAAGATCAGTGCGCTGCGCCCGGAGAGGTCGACCAGATCGTAGATCATCTCCGAGAAGTTCTCGAGGTATAGCGCGCGGCCGAAGTCGTAGATGAGGATGTTCGGCTTATAGGCGCCCCCAGGCGTATGGAAGCCCAGTTCCTCGCTGGCGACGATGTGCGCCAGCATGGCCTGGTGAAAGCCGATCAGCTTGGCCACGCGAGTCTGCACTGCGGGAATCTTGTTGGTGCCGATATGCTCGGTGATCAGGATCGCCAGGCCGGCCATCAGTTCGGCGCGCACCGACTGGCGGATGAGGGCGTGATAGTGCACCCAGTCGAACACTCGCTGCGGGTAGAGCTTGGCGTGTTCGGGGTTGCCTAGGTGGAACACGTGCGACCAGGGGATGAAGACATTCTCGAATACAGTCATGCCGTCCAGTTCGTCGCCCTGTGAGGCGAGCGGATGCTCGATGGGATCGTCCTTGACCACGCTCTCGCGGCAGACGATGGTCACGCCCGGGGTGTTGACCGGGGTGGCGGCAAAAATGATCTGGTCGCCCGGGAGGCCGGGGCGGAAAAACACCCCGATGTGGATCCAGTCGGCAAAGGCGACGCCGGTGCCGACCGCCTTGACACCTGACACGACGATGCCCTTGTCGTTCTTCTCGATCACGCGCAGCCCGGGCGAGCGCTGCTGGGCATCGGGGTTCGAGCGGTCCATCTGCGGGTCGACGAACTGCGGCGCACAGTTCAGGTCATGCTGCTTGGCGAAGTTGACGAAGTCGACGATGTTCTTTGCCTTGATCTTGCCCTCAGCGCCGATAGTCTGCGTTTCCCACGGCGACGGATCGTCGATGTAGGTCTGGAGCACGTAGTTGTTGACGTCCGGTGTGCGCGGGAACGAAGCGCCGGCCATCTCGCGCATGATGGTCTCGTGGTACTTACGCTTGCGGCGCAGCTGCTCCTTGTCGAAGTGGCCGAACCATTGCATGGTGCGGCGTTCGCCGTCGGTGTCGACGAAGGTCATCACATCCTGCAGGTCGGGGCGATGGTGCAGGTCGTAGAAATCGGCGTGGCGCTGCGCGTAGTCCCGTGTCTTGGGGTGCGTTGCGACGTTGTCGATCTTCTCGTTGCCTACCCATACGTTGCGGCCGTCGTTGAGCGATTCCAGGTACTGCTTGCCAGTGCGAATCATCGCGAGGTCTCCTTTGTGGATGATGTTCGGGGTGTGACAGTCCCTGCCCTGGAGAAGGGCATACGGACATGGATATGGAATTCCGGTGCTGCGGGGCGCGCGCGTCAGTCCGCGACCGGGTGCGTGGTGGCGTAGTTGCGGCGGCAGTAGACCAGCGGCGTGTCGTTGCCGCGTTCGCCGCCGGCGCTGCCGAAGACTTGCGCGACGAAGACGCTGTGGGTGCCGATCTCGATCTGGTCGACCACTTTGCAGTCGAGGGCGACCATCGCGGATTTGCTGTATGGCGCGCCGGTGGTGAACACGCCCCAGCTGTCACCATCGAAGCGCTGCGCCATCGGCACCGCGCCGGCCCCGGCGAACAGCTGGGACACCGAGGTCTGGCTCGCGTGCAGCCAGTTGATGCTGACCACGCCGTTGGTCTTGATCACGCTGTTTGCGGCGCTGCGGCGGTTGATGCAGAAGAGCACAGTGGGCGGCGAGTCGCTGACCGAACAGACCGCCGAGCACGTGACGCCGGCACGACCGCCTGCGCCGTCGGTAGCGATCACGGTCACGGCGGTGACGGCATGCGACAAGGCATCGCGAAAGCTTGCGGCATCGATGCCAGGATCGGTAATGCGGCTTGCTACGGCTTCGATGGATACTGCGGACGACATGGCAATCTCCTCCTGATGGGGCCTTCGTCCTCGCGCTGCAACAGGGCGTAGACGAAGTTTCGTCTCTTGAAATCTGCTTTCTGATCTGTGTCAGCTGTGTGAAACTAGACTACAGCCGAGTCGGCCCGTTTGCTAATCACCTCGCGTCATGGACACTATTCCCCAGCGTCATGAAGACGAACTCAGCCTGAACCACCTGCTGGTGCTTGATGTGCTGCTCAGCGAGCGCAGCCTTACCAAGGCCGCGCGCGTGCTCAACCTGACCCAGCCGGCGCTGAGCAAGACCCTGGCGCGGCTACGCCACTATTTCGGTGATCCGCTGTTCGTCCGGGTGGGCCTGCGCATGGAACCCACGCCCAAGGCAATGGAGCTTGGCGAGCCGGTGCGGGACATTCTGCAGAGCGTGCGTGCATTGCGCTCAGACCATGCCAGCTTTGATCCACGCACCAGCCAGCGCAGCTTCCGCTTCTTCCTGCTAGATGCCGACGCCTCGCAAATGCTGCCACCATTGCTAAGCCGGCTGGCGGAGGAAGCGCCGGGTATCCTAGTGCAGGCGGTCAACGCAGATGCCACGCATCTCGATCTCTGGCTGGAAAATGGCCTTGTCGATCTGGCGATTGGCTCGTTCCCCACGCTGACGCAGAGCATCCGTCGCCAGTTGCTATGGCGTGAGACCTACGGCGCCGTGGTACGCAAGAACCATCCGCGGCTGGCGCAGCTTGGCGAGCCGGACGCCTTCATAGCCGAGAAGCATGTGCTGGTTTCCGCGGTCGGGACCGGTCATGAACACCTCAGCGTCGAGCGCGCCATCGAAGCCGGCGTGCCGCATACCAACATCGTCTGCCGCGTGCCGAGCTTTGCCACGGCGGCCCTGATCGCCCGGCATTCGGACGCGGTGGCTATCCTGCCGCTGACGCTGGCCCGGGCACTATGCGCGGACCTGGACCTGGCAGTGGTGGCGCCTCCGCTGTCGCTGCCCGGCATGGACATCGCCCAGCACTGGCACGAACGCGTGCACCGGGAGCCGGGCAACCAGTGGATTCGCGCGCTGGTACACAGGCTCTTTGCCCGCCATGATGCCGTGGCGGACGCGGGTGCCGGGATCGGCATGGAGGGATGAGCGCCGGTTATAGTCGTCATGAAAACAAGAGATTGGCATCCCGCGCCGTCCCCTCCTAGCATGCGGTTCATGACAAGACGAGGAGTCCATCATGCAGGTGACAAGACGAGCCGACCCGCTGCGGCTGGCAGCATCCGTTGTTTCGATCGGCACCTTCGACGGCGTGCACCGCGGGCACCGCGCGGTCCTGGCCGAGTTGCGCGCCGCGGGGCATTCGCTCGGGCTGCCGACCGTGTTGCTGACATTTGACCCGCATCCGCGTGCGTTCCTGCAGCCGCAGAGCGCGCCCCGCATGATCTCCACCGCTGATGACCGTATCGCGCTGCTGGCTGAAAGCGGCGCCGTCGACCACTGCCTGGTACTGCCGTTCGACCGCGCCCTCAGCGAAGCCAGTGCGGATGACTTTGTCCGTGGACTGCTGCTGGCGCGTCTGGGCATGCGGCGGCTGGTGGTTGGCGCGAACTTTTGCTGCGGACGAGGACGACAGGGCAACGTCGATTACCTCGGCCAGCTTGGCAAAGCGTACGGCTATGCCGTCGAGCCGGTTCGGCTGCGGGCCACCGATGCAGCCGGGGCAGGCGTGCGCTGTTCATCCACGGAGGCCCGCCGCCTGATCCAGAGTGGCGACGTGCGCGCTGCTGCTGCATTGCTGGCGCGTCCGCACGAGATCCGCGCCATGGTGGTGACCAGGACGCCCGCCCGCGCCAGCGGCGCGGCGGAGATTCGTCTTCCGGAGGGAATCTGCTTGCCGCCTGTGGGGCAATATGCTGCCGCGGTCCGAGTCCAGATTGGTGCCCAACGCTGGAGCCCGGCGCTCGTGCATCTGACAGGAGCGGACGGCATGGCGCGCGTGTTCAGCGACGCGCAGTTCGCGCCGAGGCAGGGCAGTGCGGTGTCGGTACGCTTCTTCGGCGCGGCGCCGGCGAAGCTGCGGTATCTGCTCGAATAGAGAGAGCCTGGCGTTAGCCGTCTGCCTGCGCCGCGATCTGGAAAGCCCTTTTATCGAGCCGCTCATTGCGGCGGCACGGCACGCGCTCCGATGACGGCTATGGATCGGGGAGAGCGAAACCCCGGGGCATGCGTTCCGAAGCCAGCCTTGACTGGTTGCGCGTGGCATACGCTGCCACACCTATGGGTGTCGCGGGATGTGGAAATCCGGGATCGGCGTTGGGGTAGGCGGCGATAAGGCGCGATAACGTTGTGCTTATCGCATCAGGAAGTTGTTGGCACGACTGGGTTGCAATGCGCCGCGACGCGACGCACTGCAACATCTCACTTGCTGACGACGAACACCGCCAAATTGGATCTACTTAGAAACCAGCTCGGTGCCGGCAGAGGCCGGCACCGTTATCTTTGGATGGCGTTATAGCCTTTCCGGGCGAGACCGGGTGAGAGCCGGAGACGCTTTGTGCGAGTTGCGGTCGATGTTCTGATGTTTCACAATCGGGAGACGCCGCGCGCGGGGACGTGCCGGCGCCTAAGACGCGGCGGCAATCATCCGCAACACCGCCGCAGCAAGCTCTCCCTCTGCATTGCCCAGATAATCGACTGCATCGAAGTGATGACCTCGTGCCTGCACTACCACTTTGGTTTCGACGCCTTGCTCTCGCAGCAGCGCTGCGTATTGCGAAGGGTCGCGGCCAACAGCAACCATGGCACAATGCGCCCGAAGTCGCTGTTCGAGGTCGACAGCAGCAACGTGGCGCCTGCCGCACCGCCCAGCACCGACAGCACGCTTAGCCGAAGAAGCGAGGGTGCCATCGGCCCCGACAGATCCTTGCGCTGTGCCCAGGCACCCGCCATATAGCCAGGCAGGAGCGCGGCGGTCCCGGTGGCGTTGGCAGATACCAGCGGCACGCCGACCATCGCCAAGGCCGGCAGTGTCAGGAAACTACCGCCGCCTGCCACCGCATTCAGCGTCCCGGCGAAAGTCGCAGCGCCACCGAGCAGCACCCATTCGGCCGGCGTCATGGCTTACGCACAGGCAACGACATCCGGTCGGTCCGCAGTAGCACGGTGAGTACTATTCCGAAGACCGATAGCAAGGTGATCTGCGCAAAGCCGGCGGTGCTCCAGCCAAAGCGCGCCGCGATGCCGCCGATGATGTAGCCCGCGAAAGCGCCCGCGCCGTAGAGCGTCGTGACAAAGACACCGGTGGCCCGATTCGTGAGCGAAGAGCGCACGGACTTGATATGGTAGCCGGCCAGGTTCACGTACAGCACGCCACTTACCACCAGACCCCACACGAATGACAGCACCGATTGGACCAACATGCCCGTCGGCCCCGAGAACAGAAGGAAGCCGAGCAGCCCGGTCCCCGCAAAGCTCAGCG
This Cupriavidus nantongensis DNA region includes the following protein-coding sequences:
- a CDS encoding maleylacetate reductase → MNAFQYSSRAQRVVFGAGTIQRVGKEIDTLGASSVLVLSTPEQRPLAEHVVDLLGARAIGIFGGAAMHVPVEAARAACAMAFELGADSVVAIGGGSTTGLAKAIALEMGLPVLAIPTTYAGSEMTAIYGLTDAGLKRTGIDVKVLPRIVIYDPELTYSLPVAVSVTSGINALAHAAEGLYAHDRNPISDLMATEGIRAIAAALPVLATERDTAMLHEARAQALYGAWLCGAVLGTVGVALHHKLCHTLGGSFNLPHAETHTIILPHALAYNEKAAPGAMATIAQAMGAASAAQGAFDLARTTGAPLGLQQIGMREDELDKACEIALQNQYPNPRPLEAGAIRELLQNAWEGRRPV
- a CDS encoding SphA family protein; this encodes MGSIDGTKAQRARALLPVRFGRLALAAACAASSVPARATEGGGNSYPIGVDNLYSGLMLPEGANWLLFYQHYDAGSFKDNTGHDNPKLASFHLRLDALAPRLSYVWPDVRLFGANLETRVVVPVVSANLAMSVARQVPLPPLAKGGNKTGLADMTLAPVVLGWHGGAFHQMAGVEFHLKTGAYDVHDPVNIGRNYYQIAPSYAFTWFPTRNVDISAKLRYGFNTRNEATRYQSGNEATIEFSAGYRVTPRLTLGLNGYYYVQTTDDTQNGARVNGNGNRGRVTALGPDICFQLTDKVSFSLKGQFEFGARNRPEGNRIWAMGRISF
- a CDS encoding intradiol ring-cleavage dioxygenase; its protein translation is MQEYDQHNLTSAVIARLADTPDRRTREIMTSLVGHLHDFARKIRLTEAEWMRGIEFLTATGQKCDDKRQEFILLSDVLGLSMLTVAMNHQKPDGCTEATVFGPFHVEGAPHYEHGADLANGARGQLCTVYGRVTGADGRPIADAVVETWQADADGHYDVQYEGLEVAQGRGVLKSGDDGRFHFRTIVAQAYPIPDDGPVGELLRATGRHPWRPAHLHFMINAPGYETLVTHVFRRGDKYLDSDAVFGVRTSLIGDWVRLTDGTYRLDFDFVLNPAR
- a CDS encoding malonic semialdehyde reductase, with amino-acid sequence MQTNELLDKIFRGARSQNGWLPTPVPDSKLHELYELMKFGPTSVNCSPARLVFVRTEEGREKLRPALAPGNVEKTMAAPVVAIVGYDTRFYEHLPDLFPHNPAVKAWFEGDEKVDFATTTAFRNGTLQGGYLIAAARALGLDCGPMSGFNNQAVDQAFFDGTSIRSNFICALGHGDPEKVFARSPRLSFDQACQLA
- the tcpA gene encoding 3,5,6-trichloro-2-pyridinol monooxygenase TcpA; the protein is MIRTGKQYLESLNDGRNVWVGNEKIDNVATHPKTRDYAQRHADFYDLHHRPDLQDVMTFVDTDGERRTMQWFGHFDKEQLRRKRKYHETIMREMAGASFPRTPDVNNYVLQTYIDDPSPWETQTIGAEGKIKAKNIVDFVNFAKQHDLNCAPQFVDPQMDRSNPDAQQRSPGLRVIEKNDKGIVVSGVKAVGTGVAFADWIHIGVFFRPGLPGDQIIFAATPVNTPGVTIVCRESVVKDDPIEHPLASQGDELDGMTVFENVFIPWSHVFHLGNPEHAKLYPQRVFDWVHYHALIRQSVRAELMAGLAILITEHIGTNKIPAVQTRVAKLIGFHQAMLAHIVASEELGFHTPGGAYKPNILIYDFGRALYLENFSEMIYDLVDLSGRSALIFASEDQWNDKTLHGWFERMNNGPVGKPHDRVKIGRVIRDLFLTDWGNRLFVFENFNGTPLQTIRMLTMQRAEFSAAGPYCTLARKVCGIELTEVHESEYKATAGYAQALDSARHQEKLALSGTMTV
- a CDS encoding flavin reductase, with amino-acid sequence MSSAVSIEAVASRITDPGIDAASFRDALSHAVTAVTVIATDGAGGRAGVTCSAVCSVSDSPPTVLFCINRRSAANSVIKTNGVVSINWLHASQTSVSQLFAGAGAVPMAQRFDGDSWGVFTTGAPYSKSAMVALDCKVVDQIEIGTHSVFVAQVFGSAGGERGNDTPLVYCRRNYATTHPVAD
- a CDS encoding LysR family transcriptional regulator, translating into MDTIPQRHEDELSLNHLLVLDVLLSERSLTKAARVLNLTQPALSKTLARLRHYFGDPLFVRVGLRMEPTPKAMELGEPVRDILQSVRALRSDHASFDPRTSQRSFRFFLLDADASQMLPPLLSRLAEEAPGILVQAVNADATHLDLWLENGLVDLAIGSFPTLTQSIRRQLLWRETYGAVVRKNHPRLAQLGEPDAFIAEKHVLVSAVGTGHEHLSVERAIEAGVPHTNIVCRVPSFATAALIARHSDAVAILPLTLARALCADLDLAVVAPPLSLPGMDIAQHWHERVHREPGNQWIRALVHRLFARHDAVADAGAGIGMEG
- a CDS encoding FAD synthetase family protein, which encodes MQVTRRADPLRLAASVVSIGTFDGVHRGHRAVLAELRAAGHSLGLPTVLLTFDPHPRAFLQPQSAPRMISTADDRIALLAESGAVDHCLVLPFDRALSEASADDFVRGLLLARLGMRRLVVGANFCCGRGRQGNVDYLGQLGKAYGYAVEPVRLRATDAAGAGVRCSSTEARRLIQSGDVRAAAALLARPHEIRAMVVTRTPARASGAAEIRLPEGICLPPVGQYAAAVRVQIGAQRWSPALVHLTGADGMARVFSDAQFAPRQGSAVSVRFFGAAPAKLRYLLE